In Glandiceps talaboti chromosome 14, keGlaTala1.1, whole genome shotgun sequence, a single genomic region encodes these proteins:
- the LOC144446060 gene encoding uncharacterized protein LOC144446060: MKTLKRKFARSNIRKSFQKWSREDGNGARMSKNMELLMFLEYTLFLQKLADQANEKAQENKEKSVTTRHVDSVLENVLKSFSS, translated from the exons ATGAAAACTCTGAAGAGGAAGTTTGCTAGGTCAAACATCCGTAAGTCGTTTCAAAAATGGTCTCGTGAAGATGGAAATGGGGCTCGAATGAGTAAGAACATGGAACTGCTG ATGTTCCTGGAATACACACTGTTTCTACAAAAACTTGCTGATCAAGCAAATGAGAAAGCTCAAGAAAACAAGGAAAAATCAGTAACAACACGTCATGTTGACTCCGTCCTGGAA